A single region of the Mannheimia bovis genome encodes:
- the rppH gene encoding RNA pyrophosphohydrolase, with amino-acid sequence MIDFDGYRPNVGIVICNKHGQVLWAKRFGQNSWQFPQGGINEGENIETAMYRELYEEVGLTKKDVRLLWASKYWLKYKLPKRLVRNEGSGPVCIGQKQRWFLLQLISDESLINLKTTKNPEFDGWRWVSFWYPVRQVVSFKRDVYRKAMKEFAQVLQNNMQKNAEDRPLEKSRTERDEKFSHATRKSFQDSAKPYKQENRKPYRSWHQHNQKGK; translated from the coding sequence GTGATCGATTTCGATGGCTACCGCCCAAATGTTGGAATCGTTATCTGTAACAAGCACGGACAAGTTCTGTGGGCAAAACGGTTTGGTCAAAACTCTTGGCAATTTCCGCAAGGCGGCATTAACGAGGGGGAAAACATTGAAACAGCAATGTACCGTGAGCTTTATGAAGAAGTCGGCTTAACGAAGAAAGATGTGCGATTACTTTGGGCGTCTAAATATTGGCTGAAATATAAGCTGCCAAAACGCTTGGTACGCAATGAAGGTTCCGGTCCTGTGTGTATTGGGCAGAAACAGCGCTGGTTTTTATTGCAACTTATTAGTGATGAAAGTCTAATTAATCTAAAAACGACGAAAAATCCGGAATTTGACGGCTGGCGATGGGTAAGCTTTTGGTATCCTGTTCGTCAGGTCGTTTCTTTTAAACGAGATGTTTATCGTAAAGCAATGAAAGAATTTGCACAGGTTCTGCAAAATAATATGCAAAAAAATGCTGAAGATAGACCGCTTGAAAAATCTCGTACCGAGCGTGATGAAAAATTTTCTCACGCGACTAGAAAATCCTTTCAGGACTCCGCCAAACCTTATAAACAGGAAAATCGCAAGCCGTATCGGAGTTGGCATCAACATAACCAAAAAGGAAAATAA